The following coding sequences are from one Gigantopelta aegis isolate Gae_Host chromosome 15, Gae_host_genome, whole genome shotgun sequence window:
- the LOC121390649 gene encoding uncharacterized protein LOC121390649 isoform X1: protein MARSAILPLFAACILLTDASQDDGGPLNVTVSGQPLLMKFPVPVVSSVTDFLHIELTKSTTSSLGITWTLPDYKQNGTLEAVFVGYKQSLGKFVSDRLDGAVDEFELSHLKTDTDYTVCVEVIENVTNTLVSHAKCVTLRTIKVIRTDSILILLFVIAYTIGLPVLGCIMWRRKVDALSGVHVSESHAMHNYGHDSKVMRWHEFEEHVMLNPKGSDADAQH, encoded by the coding sequence ATGGCACGATCTGCGATACTCCCGCTGTTTGCCGCCTGCATCTTGTTAACCGACGCGTCACAGGACGACGGAGGACCACTCAACGTAACAGTCAGCGGGCAGCCGCTACTGATGAAATTTCCGGTTCCGGTGGTGTCTTCTGTGACTGACTTTCTGCACATTGAGCTCACCAAATCGACGACATCCAGCCTGGGCATAACGTGGACGCTCCCGGACTACAAACAGAACGGGACCCTCGAAGCCGTGTTCGTCGGCTACAAGCAGAGCTTAGGCAAATTCGTCTCCGACAGACTGGACGGCGCCGTGGACGAATTTGAGCTGAGCCATCTAAAGACGGACACGGATTACACAGTGTGCGTGGAGGTGATAGAAAACGTGACCAACACGCTGGTGTCGCACGCCAAGTGCGTGACGCTGAGGACGATCAAGGTCATCAGGACAGACAGTATTCTTATCCTTCTCTTCGTGATCGCCTACACGATCGGTCTGCCCGTTCTGGGCTGCATCATGTGGAGACGGAAAGTGGACGCCTTGTCAGGCGTGCACGTTTCGGAGTCGCACGCCATGCATAACTACGGACACGACTCCAAGGTAATGAGATGGCACGAGTTCGAGGAACATGTTATGTTGAACCCTAAGGGAAGTGATGCCGATGCACAGCATTAA
- the LOC121390649 gene encoding uncharacterized protein LOC121390649 isoform X2, translating into MARSAILPLFAACILLTDASQDDGGPLNVTVSGQPLLMKFPVPVVSSVTDFLHIELTKSTTSSLGITWTLPDYKQNGTLEAVFVGYKQSLGKFVSDRLDGAVDEFELSHLKTDTDYTVCVEVIENVTNTLVSHAKCVTLRTIKVIRTDSILILLFVIAYTIGLPVLGCIMWRRKVDALSGVHVSESHAMHNYGHDSKDSLEGERL; encoded by the coding sequence ATGGCACGATCTGCGATACTCCCGCTGTTTGCCGCCTGCATCTTGTTAACCGACGCGTCACAGGACGACGGAGGACCACTCAACGTAACAGTCAGCGGGCAGCCGCTACTGATGAAATTTCCGGTTCCGGTGGTGTCTTCTGTGACTGACTTTCTGCACATTGAGCTCACCAAATCGACGACATCCAGCCTGGGCATAACGTGGACGCTCCCGGACTACAAACAGAACGGGACCCTCGAAGCCGTGTTCGTCGGCTACAAGCAGAGCTTAGGCAAATTCGTCTCCGACAGACTGGACGGCGCCGTGGACGAATTTGAGCTGAGCCATCTAAAGACGGACACGGATTACACAGTGTGCGTGGAGGTGATAGAAAACGTGACCAACACGCTGGTGTCGCACGCCAAGTGCGTGACGCTGAGGACGATCAAGGTCATCAGGACAGACAGTATTCTTATCCTTCTCTTCGTGATCGCCTACACGATCGGTCTGCCCGTTCTGGGCTGCATCATGTGGAGACGGAAAGTGGACGCCTTGTCAGGCGTGCACGTTTCGGAGTCGCACGCCATGCATAACTACGGACACGACTCCAAG